Sequence from the bacterium genome:
TGATCGTGCTATAATCTAGCCCTGCGTTGTTCGAGGAGGGCATGAATGCGTACTGAAGTGATTGTGGCCGGCGTCCCGACACGGTGGTACCTGGTCGACGCGAAAGACAAGGTGTTGGGGCGTCTGGCGAGTCAGGTCGCGGCCGTGTTGAAGGGCAAGAACCGGCCGACGTACGCGCCGTCGGTGACGGGCGATTACGTGATCGTGGTCAACGCCGACAAGATCCGGCTGACCGGACGGAAGGCCGAACAGAAGATCTACTACCGGCACTCCGGCTACCCGGGCGGGCTGCGGGCGACGGCCGCCGGCAAGATGATGGCGCGACGCCCCGAGTACGTGATCCGCGAAGCGGTGCGGGGCATGCTGCCGAAGAATCCGCTCGGCCGCGAGTGCCTGCGCAAGCTCCGCATCTACCGCGGCACGGCGCACCGGCACGCGGCGCAGCAGCCGCAGCCGCTCGCCGTCGCCGGGCGCATGACGAAGGGGCGTGAAGCGTGATGAGTGAGGCCAGTCCGAGCATCGTGGCGTCCGGAGGGCGCAAGGCGTCTCAGGCGCGGGTGCGTCTCGTCCCGGGAACGGGGACGATCACCGTCAACAACCGGCCGGTCGAGCAGCACCTGCCGAAGGGTCCGCTGCTGATCACCGTGCGGCAGCCGCTCGCCGTGGCGAACGCGGAAGGCCGGTTCGACGTGATCGCGAGCGTGACCGGGGGCGGCGTCGTAGGGCAGGCCGGCGCGATCCGGCTCGGCATCGCCCGGGCGCTCGTCGCAATCGATCCCGAACTGCGGTCGGCGATGCGGAAGGCGGGGTTCATGACCCGCGACCCGCGGAAGAAAGAGCGGAAGAAGTACGGCCACAAGAGGGCGCGCAAGGGCTTCCAGTACTCCAAGCGTTAGCACCGACGTGCAGGCAGCTCCCGCAGTCTGAAAAGCGTTCCGCGCGGGTATGACACAGTCGCCCGATCGGAGCGTTCAGGAGGGGGAGCGTGCACGTCGTTGCAGCGATCGTCGTGGCGGTACTGCTCGCCCTGACCGCGGCCGGTCCCGCCGCCGCGGCGACCCGCTACACCGTGGCGCCGCACGACACTCTGTTCAGCGTCGCCCGCCGCTTCCACGTGCCGCTTCAGCTTCTCGCGCAGGTCAACGGCATTCACGATCCGTCGCGGATCCGGATTGGAGACGTCCTGACCATCCCCGGCGAGGCGGCGGCGCCCGGAACCCCGGTCGTGCCTATGGCGCGGCTGGCGCGGCAGCTGCAGTCGCCGGTTCCGTCACGGCTGGGTCCATCCGGCCGGACGGCGGTCGCGGCGCCGTCTGCCTCGGTTCCCTACGCCGTGCGGCCGGGCGACACGCTGTACCATCTTGCCGTGACCCACGGGACGACGGTGCAGGCGCTGGAAGAAGCGAACGGGCTGACGTCGCCCGCGATCATCGTGGGACAGGTTCTCGGGCTGCCCCGGACGGCCGAGCCCGGCGCCACAGTGCCGCCGGCCGATGCGATGCCTTCCGACCTGTCGCGGTTCACCCCGGCCGAGCCTAACCACCCCGGACTCGACGAACCGGCTTTGCCAGCCAATCTCGCGCCGCGCCCGGTCCCGCCCGTCCGGAGCGCGCTGCCGGCCCGCGTGCGGGCCTCGGCGCTGCGGTACGTCGGCACGCCGTACGTCTGGGGCGGAACGACCCCGGCCGGCGTCGACTGCTCGGGCCTCGTGCATCTCGTCTACTCGCCGTACGTGCCGGGCCTTCCACGCACGTCGTACGAGCAGTGGACGGCCGGCACGCCGGTCGACCGGACGGACCTTACCGCCGGTGACTTGGTCTTCTTCAACACGGACGGCACCGGTGCGTCGCATGTCGGTATCTACATCGGCGAGGGAGAGTTCGTACATTCCGCGTCGAGCGCGCAGCGCGTCCTCATCGACCGGCTGGACGCCCCGTACTACGTGACGCACTACCTCGGGGCCCGGCGCATCCTGTAAAGCGCGATCGGGGCCGGACGCCGCGCCGGCTTGAACTCCACAGTTCGCCGGGTCGGCCGGCGGGATGCGCCGGCGCCGGCCGCGAAGCATCCCAAGACCATGGACCTGCGCGGACGCGACTACACGGCGGTGCTCGATCTCACCGCGAACGAAATCCGCGCGCTCATCGAAGCGGCTCTCGAGATGAAAACCCGCGCCCGGGCGGGAGACCGGCCGCCGCTGCTTGCCGGCAAGGTGCTGGCGCTCGTCTTTGAAAAGCCCTCGCTGCGCACGCACGTGACGTTTCAGACCGGCATGCTGCAGCTCGGCGGCCACGCGATCTACCTCAGCCCGCGCGATATCGAAATGGGGAGCCGCGAGTCGCCCCTCGACGTCGCGAAGAACCTCGAGCGCTGGGTGGACGGCGTCGCCGCGCGGACGTTCTCACACGATACGATTCTGGAGCTGGCGCGCGGCGCCCGCATCCCGGTCGTAAACGCGCTGTCGGACTGGGAGCATCCCTGCCAGACGCTCGCCACGCTGCTGACCATCCGCGAGCGGTGGGGGCGGCTCACGGACGTGCGGGTCGTCTGGATCGGCGACGGCAACAACGTGCTGCGCTCGCTCGCATTCGCGACGGGCAAACTCGGCCTGTCGCTCACGATCTGTGCGCCGCAGGCCTACGGGCTCGACGGCGACAGCATCGCGAGGGCCCGGGCCGACGCGGTCCAGAGCCACGGGACGATCGAGCTCACGGACGACCCGGTGCAGGCCGTGTCGGCCGCCGATTTGATCCTGACGGACGTCTGGACGAGCATGGGGCAGGAGCAGGAGGCCGTCGCCCGACGCCGGGCGTTTGCGCCGTATCAGGTCAACGCGGTGCTGCTCGCGCGGGCGCCCGCGGACGCGGTCGTCTCCCACTGCCTGCCCGCCCACCGCGGCGAGGAGATCACCGACGAGGTCATGGACGG
This genomic interval carries:
- the rplM gene encoding 50S ribosomal protein L13, with product MRTEVIVAGVPTRWYLVDAKDKVLGRLASQVAAVLKGKNRPTYAPSVTGDYVIVVNADKIRLTGRKAEQKIYYRHSGYPGGLRATAAGKMMARRPEYVIREAVRGMLPKNPLGRECLRKLRIYRGTAHRHAAQQPQPLAVAGRMTKGREA
- the rpsI gene encoding 30S ribosomal protein S9 gives rise to the protein MSEASPSIVASGGRKASQARVRLVPGTGTITVNNRPVEQHLPKGPLLITVRQPLAVANAEGRFDVIASVTGGGVVGQAGAIRLGIARALVAIDPELRSAMRKAGFMTRDPRKKERKKYGHKRARKGFQYSKR
- a CDS encoding NlpC/P60 family protein, which produces MHVVAAIVVAVLLALTAAGPAAAATRYTVAPHDTLFSVARRFHVPLQLLAQVNGIHDPSRIRIGDVLTIPGEAAAPGTPVVPMARLARQLQSPVPSRLGPSGRTAVAAPSASVPYAVRPGDTLYHLAVTHGTTVQALEEANGLTSPAIIVGQVLGLPRTAEPGATVPPADAMPSDLSRFTPAEPNHPGLDEPALPANLAPRPVPPVRSALPARVRASALRYVGTPYVWGGTTPAGVDCSGLVHLVYSPYVPGLPRTSYEQWTAGTPVDRTDLTAGDLVFFNTDGTGASHVGIYIGEGEFVHSASSAQRVLIDRLDAPYYVTHYLGARRIL
- the argF gene encoding ornithine carbamoyltransferase, whose translation is MNSTVRRVGRRDAPAPAAKHPKTMDLRGRDYTAVLDLTANEIRALIEAALEMKTRARAGDRPPLLAGKVLALVFEKPSLRTHVTFQTGMLQLGGHAIYLSPRDIEMGSRESPLDVAKNLERWVDGVAARTFSHDTILELARGARIPVVNALSDWEHPCQTLATLLTIRERWGRLTDVRVVWIGDGNNVLRSLAFATGKLGLSLTICAPQAYGLDGDSIARARADAVQSHGTIELTDDPVQAVSAADLILTDVWTSMGQEQEAVARRRAFAPYQVNAVLLARAPADAVVSHCLPAHRGEEITDEVMDGPRCVAFDEAENRLHSQKALLAAIL